In a single window of the Gossypium hirsutum isolate 1008001.06 chromosome A13, Gossypium_hirsutum_v2.1, whole genome shotgun sequence genome:
- the LOC107893951 gene encoding protein PHYTOCHROME KINASE SUBSTRATE 1, giving the protein MVTFTSNHNTNLSQTFPFDKTNGYTMKKKEEDGEIGVFGAEKYFNGAIDAAAGGGPRPTKLIPKNLEYCTNQEVITNPEPMKPLIHAPSIRSESSWSSQNPLLHTVIQNPPQQKPSTSITAKSFLSCLPACKCYCFDRSSIDIEVGEISFKRPNGEVILQSKQKKTAAGIKEDLFTFPTMNPAVGIRPVRVPLQGDVDEIGRKSLEVFWSPVLGIGRRNKSLNLERRLKMLSWDHHAIPKVEETENSKANCNDTESDASSDLFEIESLTGKPNYAPSEASIEWSVVTASAADFSAMSDYEEGRPSMTLPSPIKTFYTNTTKINKERPRSGGLLGCNSSKTIKIARDAHKTNQKADLDSRMRRVSDSYLPVTRFRAETKLEAGAFEPPRTPQILPTRSLPVPHSHSPQQASHLLYIQ; this is encoded by the coding sequence ATGGTTACATTTACATCCAATCACAATACCAACCTCTCACAAACATTCCCCTTTGATAAAACCAATGGCTATacaatgaagaagaaagaagaagacgGAGAAATTGGAGTATTCGGAGCTGAAAAATACTTCAATGGAGCAATAGATGCTGCTGCCGGTGGTGGTCCAAGACCAACAAAATTGATCCCAAAGAACTTGGAATATTGTACGAATCAAGAAGTGATCACCAACCCAGAGCCGATGAAGCCATTGATCCACGCTCCAAGCATTCGATCTGAATCAAGCTGGAGCAGCCAAAACCCTTTACTCCATACTGTTATCCAAAACCCTCCTCAGCAAAAACCCAGTACGTCCATAACTGCAAAGAGCTTTCTTTCTTGCCTTCCCGCCTGTAAATGCTACTGTTTCGATAGAAGCTCCATTGATATCGAGGTTGGTGAAATAAGTTTcaagagacctaatggtgaggtAATACTTCAAAGCAAGCAAAAAAAAACAGCTGCAGGCATTAAAGAAGACCTTTTCACTTTCCCAACAATGAATCCCGCTGTGGGTATTCGGCCTGTTAGAGTGCCACTACAAGGAGATGTGGATGAAATCGGGAGGAAATCGTTAGAGGTTTTCTGGTCCCCTGTTCTTGGAATTGGAAGGCGAAACAAGTCTTTGAACCTTGAGAGGAGGCTCAAAATGTTGTCTTGGGATCATCATGCTATTCCAAAAGTTGAAGAAACTGAGAACTCTAAAGCTAATTGTAATGATACCGAAAGTGATGCTAGTTCGGATTTGTTTGAGATCGAGAGCCTAACGGGAAAACCCAATTACGCACCGAGCGAGGCCAGTATAGAGTGGAGTGTGGTCACTGCAAGTGCAGCTGATTTCTCGGCCATGTCGGACTATGAAGAGGGAAGGCCGTCGATGACTTTACCGAGCCCAATAAAAACATTTTACACCAACACTACGAAAATCAACAAAGAGAGACCACGTTCGGGTGGTCTATTGGGGTGTAACAGCTCGAAAACTATTAAAATCGCCAGAGATGCACACAAAACAAATCAGAAGGCAGATTTAGACTCGAGGATGCGCCGTGTGTCGGACTCCTACCTGCCTGTCACGAGATTTAGAGCGGAAACTAAACTCGAGGCCGGTGCTTTTGAACCTCCACGGACGCCGCAGATTCTCCCCACTCGCTCCCTTCCTGTTCCCCATTCACATTCCCCACAGCAAGCTTCACATCTGCTGTATATTCAGTAG